A genomic region of Nymphaea colorata isolate Beijing-Zhang1983 chromosome 2, ASM883128v2, whole genome shotgun sequence contains the following coding sequences:
- the LOC116248869 gene encoding uncharacterized protein LOC116248869 isoform X1: MASEEQRKEQTRSESYKIKTVSFFDREVPIILQNDNGPCPLLAICNVLSLRNSLNANWDASEIPQQRLLHLVGERLLDTNNAENKDAGYMKNQQQNIADAFELVPSLATGIDVNVRFRNIHDFEFTPVCAIFDLLEIDLVHGWIIDPQDADTASAIGSNSYNTLMEKLVALEASNIQKESTSQEDCVDFAAATTATLGVPSPCLSRLRSFEEPPIAVSLHENKRKGDVEEVEQLMKVLELSKSDASVTTDGHLSPESLDVPQTPEDPKAGEDQRPSEAEEHNQEECTILSASFSGGSSSETTPEATILLAQKSSESCPVQTSENHVGLVPSGENGTTNESFHDEPFCFPDSSDACPDSTCKIHLCGSPKEQETLTDPENFLNPCNKTSNSNFPSVVADTNTDSSVTDGEHDLADVPMDATSSLDGSEPIYEGEDFVQDAGLAMYESPEPMYEGEMILAKQADREKEDGCSRQSIDEDPQPNHGSTSPTPREGELIRNFLTNNASQLTIYGLFCLQEHLKEHSLCVFFRNNHFSTMFKHEGQLYLLATDQGYINQPDLVWEKLNEVNGDTVFMTGNFEEFKVGNEAGGSWDQQNAMNSTAEYLARMDKAALTDSTMSSDLQLAIALQQQEFGNQTQHQNSQNVQPPPARGSRLITGPEVRRTTAASTPRNEAKSKEKEKCVLM, from the exons ATGGCGAGTGAGGAGCAAAGGAAGGAGCAAACGAGAAGTGAGTCCTACAAGATCAAGACGGTGAGTTTCTTCGATCGGGAGGTTCCCATCATCTTACAGAATGACAACGGCCCATGCCCTCTACTCGCCATCT GTAATGTTCTGTCACTGAGAAACAGTTTGAATGCTAATTGGGATGCATCTGAAATTCCACAACAAAGATTGCTTCATCTTGTTGGTGAACGGTTGCTTGATACCAATAATGCTGAG AACAAAGATGCTGGATATATGAAAAATCAGCAGCAGAACATTGCGGATGCATTTGAGCTCGTCCCTTCTCTTGCAACGGGAATAGATGTCAATGTTCGTTTCAGAAA CATACATGACTTCGAGTTTACACCAGTCTGTGCCATATTTGATCTTCTGGAAATTGACCTTGTCCATGGTTGGATAATTGATCCTCAG GATGCTGATACTGCCTCTGCAATTGGATCAAACTCATACAATACTCTTATGGAGAAACTTGTGGCACTTGAAGCAAGCAATATACAGAAAGAGAGCACCTCTCAAGAGGACTGTGTAGATTTTGCTGCTGCGACAACTGCAACTTTGGGAGTTCCATCCCCATGTCTTTCAAGACTAAGGTCTTTTGAAGAACCTCCAATTGCAGTCTCTCttcatgaaaacaaaagaaagggagaTGTTGAAGAAGTAGAACAGCTTATGAAGGTGTTGGAGCTGTCAAAATCTGATGCTTCAGTAACAACGGATGGACATTTGTCTCCTGAAAGTCTAGATGTTCCCCAAACTCCAGAAGACCCAAAGGCTGGTGAGGATCAGAGGCCTTCTGAAGCAGAGGAACATAATCAAGAAGAGTGCACCATTTTATCTGCTTCTTTTAGTGGTGGCTCTTCATCAGAAACTACACCTGAGGCTACCATCTTATTGGCCCAAAAATCATCCGAAAGCTGTCCGGTTCAGACATCTGAAAACCATGTGGGATTGGTTCCTTCTGGAGAAAATGGCACAACTAATGAATCATTCCATGATGAGCCATTCTGTTTTCCAGATAGCTCAGATGCTTGTCCTGATAGCACATGCAAGATTCACTTGTGTGGCTCGCCAAAGGAGCAGGAGACTCTTACTGACccagaaaattttttgaacCCATGCAATAAAACATCCAACAGCAATTTTCCTTCAGTTGTAGCAGACACAAATACAGACTCTTCTGTTACTGATGGTGAACATGATCTTGCTGATGTTCCTATGGATGCAACCTCTAGTTTAGATGGTAGTGAGCCAATATATGAAGGTGAGGACTTTGTGCAAGATGCAGGACTTGCTATGTATGAAAGTCCGGAGCCCATGTATGAGGGTGAGATGATACTTGCCAAGCAGgcagatagagagaaagaagatggGTGCAGTAGACAATCCATTGATGAGGATCCTCAACCTAACCATGGTTCCACTAGTCCAACTCCAAGAGAAG GAGAATTAATACGAAATTTCTTGACAAATAATGCAAGCCAGCTGACTATTTATGG CTTATTTTGCCTACAGGAACACCTGAAGGAGCACTCACTTTGTGTGTTTTTTCGTAATAACCACTTTAGCACTATGTTTAAG CATGAAGGTCAACTTTATTTGTTAGCAACTGACCAGGGATACATTAACCAGCCTGATTTAGTGTGGGAAAAGTTAAATGAG gtcaatggagatacTGTGTTTATGACTGGAAATTTTGAGGAGTTCAAGGTTGGAAATGAAGCCGGTGGATCATGGGATCAACAAAATGCGATGAACAGTACTGCT GAATATCTTGCCAGAATGGACAAAGCTGCATTGACGGATTCAACTATGAG TTCTGATTTGCAATTAGCAATAGCACTCCAACAACAGGAGTTTGGAAATCAGACGCAACATCAAAATTCACAGAATGTTCAGCCGCCACCAGCTCGTGGCTCAAGGCTTATTACAGGTCCAGAG GTTCGTAGGACTACTGCTGCTTCCACCCCTAGAAACGAAGCAaagtcaaaagaaaaggaaaagtgtGTTCTGATGTAA
- the LOC116248869 gene encoding uncharacterized protein LOC116248869 isoform X2: MTTAHALYSPSVKFCLMCTTGNVLSLRNSLNANWDASEIPQQRLLHLVGERLLDTNNAENKDAGYMKNQQQNIADAFELVPSLATGIDVNVRFRNIHDFEFTPVCAIFDLLEIDLVHGWIIDPQDADTASAIGSNSYNTLMEKLVALEASNIQKESTSQEDCVDFAAATTATLGVPSPCLSRLRSFEEPPIAVSLHENKRKGDVEEVEQLMKVLELSKSDASVTTDGHLSPESLDVPQTPEDPKAGEDQRPSEAEEHNQEECTILSASFSGGSSSETTPEATILLAQKSSESCPVQTSENHVGLVPSGENGTTNESFHDEPFCFPDSSDACPDSTCKIHLCGSPKEQETLTDPENFLNPCNKTSNSNFPSVVADTNTDSSVTDGEHDLADVPMDATSSLDGSEPIYEGEDFVQDAGLAMYESPEPMYEGEMILAKQADREKEDGCSRQSIDEDPQPNHGSTSPTPREGELIRNFLTNNASQLTIYGLFCLQEHLKEHSLCVFFRNNHFSTMFKHEGQLYLLATDQGYINQPDLVWEKLNEVNGDTVFMTGNFEEFKVGNEAGGSWDQQNAMNSTAEYLARMDKAALTDSTMSSDLQLAIALQQQEFGNQTQHQNSQNVQPPPARGSRLITGPEVRRTTAASTPRNEAKSKEKEKCVLM, translated from the exons ATGACAACGGCCCATGCCCTCTACTCGCCATCT GTGAAGTTCTGTCTGATGTGTACGACAGGTAATGTTCTGTCACTGAGAAACAGTTTGAATGCTAATTGGGATGCATCTGAAATTCCACAACAAAGATTGCTTCATCTTGTTGGTGAACGGTTGCTTGATACCAATAATGCTGAG AACAAAGATGCTGGATATATGAAAAATCAGCAGCAGAACATTGCGGATGCATTTGAGCTCGTCCCTTCTCTTGCAACGGGAATAGATGTCAATGTTCGTTTCAGAAA CATACATGACTTCGAGTTTACACCAGTCTGTGCCATATTTGATCTTCTGGAAATTGACCTTGTCCATGGTTGGATAATTGATCCTCAG GATGCTGATACTGCCTCTGCAATTGGATCAAACTCATACAATACTCTTATGGAGAAACTTGTGGCACTTGAAGCAAGCAATATACAGAAAGAGAGCACCTCTCAAGAGGACTGTGTAGATTTTGCTGCTGCGACAACTGCAACTTTGGGAGTTCCATCCCCATGTCTTTCAAGACTAAGGTCTTTTGAAGAACCTCCAATTGCAGTCTCTCttcatgaaaacaaaagaaagggagaTGTTGAAGAAGTAGAACAGCTTATGAAGGTGTTGGAGCTGTCAAAATCTGATGCTTCAGTAACAACGGATGGACATTTGTCTCCTGAAAGTCTAGATGTTCCCCAAACTCCAGAAGACCCAAAGGCTGGTGAGGATCAGAGGCCTTCTGAAGCAGAGGAACATAATCAAGAAGAGTGCACCATTTTATCTGCTTCTTTTAGTGGTGGCTCTTCATCAGAAACTACACCTGAGGCTACCATCTTATTGGCCCAAAAATCATCCGAAAGCTGTCCGGTTCAGACATCTGAAAACCATGTGGGATTGGTTCCTTCTGGAGAAAATGGCACAACTAATGAATCATTCCATGATGAGCCATTCTGTTTTCCAGATAGCTCAGATGCTTGTCCTGATAGCACATGCAAGATTCACTTGTGTGGCTCGCCAAAGGAGCAGGAGACTCTTACTGACccagaaaattttttgaacCCATGCAATAAAACATCCAACAGCAATTTTCCTTCAGTTGTAGCAGACACAAATACAGACTCTTCTGTTACTGATGGTGAACATGATCTTGCTGATGTTCCTATGGATGCAACCTCTAGTTTAGATGGTAGTGAGCCAATATATGAAGGTGAGGACTTTGTGCAAGATGCAGGACTTGCTATGTATGAAAGTCCGGAGCCCATGTATGAGGGTGAGATGATACTTGCCAAGCAGgcagatagagagaaagaagatggGTGCAGTAGACAATCCATTGATGAGGATCCTCAACCTAACCATGGTTCCACTAGTCCAACTCCAAGAGAAG GAGAATTAATACGAAATTTCTTGACAAATAATGCAAGCCAGCTGACTATTTATGG CTTATTTTGCCTACAGGAACACCTGAAGGAGCACTCACTTTGTGTGTTTTTTCGTAATAACCACTTTAGCACTATGTTTAAG CATGAAGGTCAACTTTATTTGTTAGCAACTGACCAGGGATACATTAACCAGCCTGATTTAGTGTGGGAAAAGTTAAATGAG gtcaatggagatacTGTGTTTATGACTGGAAATTTTGAGGAGTTCAAGGTTGGAAATGAAGCCGGTGGATCATGGGATCAACAAAATGCGATGAACAGTACTGCT GAATATCTTGCCAGAATGGACAAAGCTGCATTGACGGATTCAACTATGAG TTCTGATTTGCAATTAGCAATAGCACTCCAACAACAGGAGTTTGGAAATCAGACGCAACATCAAAATTCACAGAATGTTCAGCCGCCACCAGCTCGTGGCTCAAGGCTTATTACAGGTCCAGAG GTTCGTAGGACTACTGCTGCTTCCACCCCTAGAAACGAAGCAaagtcaaaagaaaaggaaaagtgtGTTCTGATGTAA
- the LOC116246939 gene encoding 3-deoxy-manno-octulosonate cytidylyltransferase, mitochondrial, with the protein MAWGLSICSPGSDGSNSSSKAVVVHALLAGAAVAAAAAAHYYGIHHFFGFRRRVVGIIPARFSSSRFQGKPLVNILGKPMIQRTWERAKLATMLDHVVVATDDARIAECCREFGADVIMTSESCQNGTERCCEALQKLKKKYDIVVNIQGDEPLVEPEIIDGIVKALQSAPDAVFSTAVTALNPDDGMDPNRVKCVVDNHGYAIYFSRGLIPFNKSGKINAEFPYLLHLGIQSYDAKFLKVYPHLPPTPLQLEEDLEQLKVLEHGYRMKVIKVNHDSHGVDVPEDVEKIESFMRQRNIS; encoded by the exons atggcatgGGGGCTGAGCATCTGCTCGCCGGGATCGGACGGCAGCAACAGTAGCAGCAAAGCTGTCGTGGTGCACGCCCTGCTAGCAGGGGCGGCCGTAGCTGCAGCGGCTGCCGCTCACTACTACGGCATCCACCACTTCTTCGGCTTCCGTAGAAGGGTCGTCGGCATCATCCCAGCTCGTTTCAGCTCCTCGCGGTTCCAGGGCAAGCCCCTCGTCAACATCCTCGGCAAGCCCATGATCCAG CGAACATGGGAAAGAGCAAAGTTGGCGACAATGTTGGATCATGTTG TTGTGGCCACCGATGATGCAAGAATTGCTGAATGCTGTCGAGAATTTGGGGCAGATGTAATAATGACCTCAGAATCCTGCCAGAATG GCACAGAGCGTTGTTGTGAAGCACTTCAGAAACTCAAGAAGAAGTACGATATTGTTGTCAATATTCAAGGAGATGAGCCTCTTGTTGAACCTGAGATAATTGATGGAATTGTCAAAGCTTTGCAG AGTGCTCCTGATGCAGTTTTCAGCACTGCTGTAACAGCTTTAAACCCTGATGACGGGATGGACCCTAACCGTGTCAAGTGTGTTGTGGACAACCATGGCTATGCCATCTATTTTTCTCGGGGATTGATCCCATTTAACAA GTCTGGCAAAATTAATGCAGAATTCCCTTACTTGCTTCATCTTGGTATCCAG AGCTATGATGCTAAGTTTCTAAAAGTCTACCCTCATCTTCCTCCAACACCTTTGCAACTAGAAGAAGATCTAGAGCAACTCAAAGTTCTTGAGCATGGATACAGGATGAAG GTTATCAAGGTTAATCACGATTCCCATGGCGTGGATGTGCCAGAAGATGTTGAAAAGATTGAGTCCTTCATGAGGCAGAGAAATATATCCTAG